The Procambarus clarkii isolate CNS0578487 chromosome 46, FALCON_Pclarkii_2.0, whole genome shotgun sequence genome includes a region encoding these proteins:
- the LOC123757276 gene encoding baculoviral IAP repeat-containing protein 8-like, which yields MTGDDLQVLGVIPYAKPRYPGLATYKQRLETFDLSWTGCVKQTSHELAESGFFFCGLSDHMRCFFCGNGFRNWEPADDPWTLHAQWYPECTFVNIKKDAQFIKNARESSQRRTIKPIDEHLLTGLMEGLGFFPALIEHFGFPDVCVRPALRLYLKSTKDLLPFVTEARCIELMLWYMQESTKAEMGLRGIHHEDVEGRVEPANLEWQSAPSDMETVATANEMDVDVVGSMSGFMSTNLGLRALPSPVETKAEETTIVANEMDVETGEEATDFDATSHVETVMNTSTPTSWAADILCKVCFNNALSVVLLPCRHMVTCSNCLVSMRNCPICRRTISHVLRPIIS from the exons ATGACTGGAGATGATTTGCAGGTTCTGGGGGTAATTCCATACGCTAAACCTAGATATCCAGGCTTGGCAACATACAAACAGCGTTTGGAAACATTCGACCTCAGCTGGACTGGTTGTGTCAAGCAAACATCTCACGAATTGGCAGAATCAGGATTTTTCTTCTGTG GCCTAAGTGACCACATGCGCTGCTTTTTCTGTGGGAATGGTTTTCGTAATTGGGAACCCGCTGACGACCCTTGGACACTGCACGCGCAATGGTATCCTGAGTGCACCTTTGTCAACATTAAAAAGGATGCACAGTTCATTAAGAATGCTAGAGAATCTTCGCAGCGTCGAACTATAAAACCCATAGATGAACATCTTTTAACTGGTCTGATGGAAGGTTTGGGTTTTTTCCCAGCATTAATTGAACATTTTGGATTTCCTGATGTCTGTGTGAGACCTGCCTTAAGGCTATATCTCAAAAGCACCAAAGATTTATTACCGTTTGTTACAGAGGCCAGATGTATAGAATTAATGTTGTGGTATATGCAAGAGAGCACTAAAGCCGAAATGGGTTTAAGGGGAATTCATCATGAGGATGTGGAAGGTAGGGTAGAGCCTGCGAATCTGGAATGGCAATCCGCACCCTCTGACATGGAAACAGTCGCCACAGCTAATGAAATGGATGTCGACGTTGTTGGATCAATGAGCGGGTTCATGAGCACTAATCTTGGTTTGCGGGCTTTGCCTTCTCCTGTTGAAACAAAGGCGGAAGAGACGACTATAGTCGCTAATGAAATGGatgttgaaactggcgaagaGGCCACAGACTTTGATGCGACATCCCATGTTGAAACTGTGATGAACACATCTACGCCAACGTCTTGGGCtgctgatattttgtgtaaggtgTGCTTTAACAATGCGTTGAGTGTCGTACTGCTGCCCTGCAGACATATGGTAACATGCAGTAATTGTCTTGTATCTATGAGAAACTGCCCCATTTGCAGACGCACCATTTCGCATGTCCTTCGACCGATTATTTCCTAA